CCTGGACCGTTCGCGATACGCGGCACAATCCCGTAAGTATGCCCTCGGTATCTGTCAGCCGAATTAACGCAGCTCCCCAGTTACTTGTTAAATACATCCATCCTGGCCGCAAGAACCTTCCTTACGACATTTATTGGGCTCCTATTATCTTCACCTCAACGGGCCACTATCATAAACCAACACTTCCCTGACCCAATCATTCTCAAATCCCCTGATTCAGGTGTGTCTTTCTATTTATATATTCTGGAATAAGGCTGAAATATCGACTAGACCCAGACGAAGTTCAAATCACCACAGACCCGACCCTCAACTTCCTCCAGCTCGCGATCCAAACATGTCAGAGGGCTGGATGGGGACCAGAAGCTACAACAAGCGACGAAGAGAGACATAATAGGGTATCTCGTGAGGCTTGGTTACGGTTGGCCTCAAGGTACCGGTCAAGGATCGTCGGCGGAGATGTTATGCGCAATGTATGTTTCTTACTTTACTCATATTTTAGCATGCCACTAATTGAGATCGGCAGATTATTGACTCCCTCGGGGACATTTATTTCGATATTCCCGCTCCAAGAAAGGGCGGAAATCCTCTGCAAGACATGATGTCCTCGTTCTTTGGTGGTGGACCTGCGCCCGATGCTGGTACTAAACGCAAACCCCGCCGTGCCTTGACTGCAGGCACTCTTGACTAATTTCTTCAGATATAGATCAACGGATAATGCCTACTTGAATACTATTCATAAATCTATCTACATGCTTGTCCAAATCAGAACAAGAATGGGACAATGATTTTTCGGTTACGAGGATATTCAGATCCAAATTCGCGCCGGTAAGCCTTGTGTTTTTTGATGGCCCAGATAAC
The nucleotide sequence above comes from Rhizoctonia solani chromosome 3, complete sequence. Encoded proteins:
- a CDS encoding cytoplasmic protein; the protein is MPPAPSSARALQAILPQIAENKPYEAHQKARTFVARYVKSGQHDVAIDVLFQSARELLKAGHTGSGVDLGSFLIEVYDTASVQVGPESRGQVKGRMTQLIALTGPDGAWRKTLIDKTVAWSVKHGKYPAGDPELHHYCGELLYREGAFEAAEQHLLNSASRDSARLLAQMMFEWSRDGTNPGPFAIRGTIPYLLNTSILAARTFLTTFIGLLLSSPQRATIINQHFPDPIILKSPDSDPDEVQITTDPTLNFLQLAIQTCQRAGWGPEATTSDEERHNRVSREAWLRLASRYRSRIVGGDVMRNIIDSLGDIYFDIPAPRKGGNPLQDMMSSFFGGGPAPDAGTKRKPRRALTAGTLD